One window of the Bremerella alba genome contains the following:
- a CDS encoding class I adenylate-forming enzyme family protein: MPSTLTPNSVWSPDPILEAAESYRGQIIDLDSGRSISSDQFQRLRQHLAQSLKRKGIAAGDRVLVTIANGPMFPIALTALLACNASPLLVHVMTPPAELARYAQRFGVKWLISSGGDEQVDSVLEQHGMILAGDDWSLVLGRFSEPTSIPGPEFRGVPLHPTSGSTGLPKIALRPGFPAMEEARHYTATMAICEDDCLMAIPPMSHAYGYGLTTMVPLLTGASIVTTSKFSVGKLARILREFPVTILPMVPAHIDILLFGGGIEFGRLRWLLTAGSMMPKRSAVQFRKKTGVTVCPLYGTTETGGISVATIADGQDVDGRVGPPMDGVEVRVRSPANAKELGLEPSVGKIHVKSSSMMTGYLSETGEILKPWDSDGFFETGDLAKTVEDGVIHLRGRTGEMINILGLKVVPCEVEEVIAAMPGVREVKVYAGQLKSKGEIVKAAVAVDDGIDETVLKAYCDANLVYYKRPRDITIVAKLPRNPAGKIQVKELP; encoded by the coding sequence ATGCCTAGTACGTTAACGCCCAATTCCGTATGGAGCCCTGATCCCATACTTGAGGCGGCGGAAAGCTATCGCGGTCAAATCATCGATTTGGATTCTGGCCGCAGTATCTCTTCCGATCAATTCCAACGCCTACGACAACATCTCGCGCAGTCCTTAAAGCGGAAAGGCATCGCTGCTGGCGATCGTGTATTGGTCACGATCGCTAATGGCCCGATGTTCCCTATCGCACTTACGGCACTTCTAGCATGCAATGCATCTCCGCTGCTGGTTCACGTGATGACACCTCCGGCCGAGCTAGCTCGTTACGCCCAGCGATTTGGCGTCAAGTGGCTTATTTCGTCGGGTGGTGACGAACAGGTCGACTCGGTTCTTGAACAGCATGGCATGATCCTCGCTGGCGATGATTGGAGTCTTGTACTAGGCCGTTTCTCCGAACCAACCAGCATCCCTGGTCCTGAGTTTCGCGGGGTGCCCCTTCATCCAACTTCCGGTTCGACGGGACTTCCTAAAATTGCACTCCGTCCAGGTTTTCCGGCGATGGAAGAAGCTCGTCATTACACCGCAACAATGGCGATTTGTGAGGATGATTGCTTAATGGCCATTCCACCAATGAGCCATGCATACGGTTACGGTCTGACAACCATGGTTCCCTTACTAACCGGAGCCAGTATCGTTACCACATCAAAGTTCAGTGTGGGGAAATTGGCACGAATATTACGAGAGTTCCCCGTAACCATCCTTCCGATGGTGCCAGCCCATATCGATATTCTGCTATTCGGAGGTGGTATCGAGTTTGGTCGTTTACGCTGGCTGCTCACCGCAGGCTCCATGATGCCCAAACGATCGGCCGTTCAATTCCGAAAAAAGACCGGCGTGACCGTATGTCCTTTGTACGGCACTACAGAAACAGGTGGCATCTCGGTTGCAACGATCGCTGACGGTCAAGATGTCGACGGCCGCGTCGGGCCACCGATGGACGGTGTCGAAGTCCGAGTACGTTCGCCTGCCAATGCCAAAGAACTAGGTCTGGAACCAAGCGTGGGGAAGATTCACGTGAAGAGTTCGTCAATGATGACCGGTTATCTATCCGAAACCGGTGAGATCCTGAAACCATGGGACTCCGATGGTTTCTTTGAAACAGGCGATCTCGCAAAAACCGTGGAGGATGGCGTGATCCATCTTCGTGGTCGCACAGGCGAAATGATCAACATCCTGGGCTTGAAAGTTGTTCCGTGCGAAGTCGAAGAGGTCATTGCGGCGATGCCAGGCGTTCGTGAAGTCAAGGTTTACGCAGGACAACTTAAGTCTAAGGGAGAGATCGTGAAAGCCGCAGTCGCGGTCGATGACGGGATCGACGAGACAGTCTTAAAAGCTTATTGCGACGCAAACCTTGTTTATTACAAGCGACCACGAGACATCACTATTGTCGCCAAGCTCCCCCGAAACCCAGCAGGCAAGATTCAAGTGAAAGAGCTTCCTTGA